A single window of Candidatus Binatus sp. DNA harbors:
- a CDS encoding competence/damage-inducible protein A translates to MRERSCALVVVGNEILSGKVQDSNAYFAARELHQIGVALARIATIPDQLAPIAGEVSYCSRNFDFVITSGGVGPTHDDLTMEGVARAFNRRLVVHPELERLIRKHFHERSVGAGLKMAEVPEGAVLNEAGDIRFPTVQIENVYVLPGIPQLFEAKLRALSSRFAADPYFMRAIYLTAGEGTIADHLNDCMRNFPELMLGSYPRIGDPDYRVKLTLESKNAEYLERAFRHLMGLLPAEAVVKTE, encoded by the coding sequence ATGCGAGAACGCAGCTGCGCGCTGGTTGTGGTGGGTAACGAAATCCTTTCCGGCAAGGTTCAGGATTCCAACGCGTATTTCGCGGCTCGCGAGCTGCACCAGATCGGCGTCGCGCTGGCTCGTATCGCAACCATCCCGGACCAACTTGCGCCGATCGCCGGCGAAGTCTCGTACTGTTCCCGCAACTTCGATTTCGTGATCACTTCGGGCGGCGTCGGCCCAACCCACGACGATCTTACGATGGAAGGCGTCGCGCGCGCATTCAACCGCCGTCTCGTGGTCCATCCCGAGCTCGAGCGCCTCATCCGCAAACATTTCCACGAGCGCTCGGTCGGCGCAGGCCTCAAGATGGCCGAAGTGCCCGAGGGCGCGGTCCTCAACGAAGCCGGCGACATCCGTTTTCCGACCGTGCAGATCGAAAACGTGTACGTGCTGCCCGGAATCCCGCAACTGTTCGAGGCCAAGCTGCGGGCGCTGAGCAGCCGCTTTGCGGCCGACCCGTATTTCATGCGCGCGATTTACCTGACCGCCGGCGAGGGCACGATCGCCGATCACCTGAACGACTGCATGCGCAATTTTCCGGAGTTGATGCTGGGCTCGTATCCGCGGATCGGAGATCCCGACTACCGCGTGAAGTTAACGCTCGAGTCGAAGAACGCCGAATATCTCGAGCGCGCGTTTCGTCATTTGATGGGACTGCTGCCGGCCGAGGCAGTGGTCAAAACCGAGTAG